Proteins co-encoded in one Kribbella qitaiheensis genomic window:
- a CDS encoding ROK family transcriptional regulator — protein sequence MVNLQGPVPRGDLVPSGIVGLLGTQGPTARTDIARALGLSPATVTQVTKDLIARGLVEELESVPSKGGRPSRLLGLVSDAGVALGAKVTADHVAVVTVELDGTVRSSTELGYDPGAGDAIERLGQLLAKQVAELDDRLLGVGVGVPGAVDSQASGVVDAPTLGWQAAPVGAVLRAAIGTPVLVDNDVNTLAAAERLYGIGRDHSSYLVVTIGRGIGCGIVVDGGIYRGANGGAGEIGHIPVWPSATATAPAGAAGRTSGGPLSSSPAPSLGVAEGEPQCTCGSTGCLEAHIGSAGLLRTARARGVIGPRGTAATLLRAATGGDPGAQQIFEAAGSMLGRALAGVIHTVDPEVVVLMGEGVDGWEFWQTGFEPSFRRSLLPARKAVPVVVEPWTEVQWARGAASLVLSSPFDSAGNGGEQSRLVRARLGAG from the coding sequence GTGGTGAACCTGCAAGGTCCTGTCCCCCGCGGTGATCTGGTGCCGTCGGGCATCGTCGGGTTGCTGGGGACGCAGGGGCCGACGGCGCGGACGGATATCGCCCGGGCGCTCGGGTTGAGTCCGGCGACCGTTACTCAGGTGACCAAGGATCTGATCGCCCGCGGGTTGGTCGAGGAGCTCGAATCGGTGCCGTCGAAGGGCGGGCGGCCGTCGCGACTGCTGGGACTGGTGAGCGATGCGGGGGTAGCCCTTGGCGCCAAGGTGACTGCTGATCACGTGGCAGTCGTGACCGTCGAGCTGGATGGAACCGTCAGGTCGTCGACAGAGCTCGGGTACGACCCGGGTGCCGGCGATGCGATCGAGCGACTCGGGCAACTCCTGGCCAAGCAGGTGGCGGAACTTGACGACCGGCTGCTCGGCGTCGGCGTCGGCGTACCCGGGGCTGTCGACTCGCAAGCGTCGGGAGTCGTCGACGCACCGACCCTCGGCTGGCAGGCCGCGCCGGTAGGGGCCGTACTACGGGCCGCCATCGGCACGCCGGTCCTGGTCGACAACGACGTCAATACCCTCGCCGCAGCAGAACGCCTCTACGGCATCGGCCGCGACCACTCGTCGTACCTGGTCGTCACCATCGGACGGGGCATCGGCTGCGGCATAGTCGTCGACGGCGGCATCTACCGAGGCGCCAACGGAGGCGCCGGCGAGATCGGCCACATCCCGGTCTGGCCCTCAGCTACCGCCACCGCTCCCGCCGGTGCAGCCGGCAGGACCTCCGGGGGCCCGCTCTCCTCTTCCCCCGCCCCCTCGCTCGGCGTAGCCGAAGGCGAACCGCAGTGCACCTGTGGCTCGACCGGGTGCTTGGAGGCGCACATCGGCAGTGCGGGTTTGCTGCGGACCGCCCGCGCCCGCGGCGTGATCGGGCCGCGCGGCACCGCCGCGACCTTGTTGCGAGCAGCAACGGGTGGGGACCCCGGTGCGCAACAGATCTTCGAAGCAGCCGGTTCGATGTTGGGACGGGCGTTGGCGGGGGTGATTCACACGGTGGATCCCGAGGTGGTGGTGCTGATGGGTGAGGGAGTGGACGGATGGGAGTTCTGGCAGACCGGCTTCGAGCCGTCGTTCCGGCGATCGTTGCTACCAGCCCGCAAAGCCGTACCCGTCGTGGTGGAACCGTGGACGGAAGTCCAGTGGGCCCGAGGAGCCGCTTCCCTGGTCCTCTCCAGCCCCTTCGACTCAGCCGGCAACGGCGGCGAACAAAGCCGCCTGGTCCGAGCCCGTCTGGGCGCGGGATGA
- a CDS encoding carbohydrate ABC transporter permease, with amino-acid sequence MVSSLWVSLHKWNLISPMEWVGLRNYTNLLGDEMTRRVFLHTLIYVVGYLPIVYAGGLLLALALNQKLKGRSFLRATYFLPVVTSWVVVALVWKWLLNPTNGLVNQLLGGLGLPQPGWWTDPHWALPAVILSSAWKDLGFVMVILLAGLQSIPTDVYEAAKVDGSNSWQRFWRITLPLLSPSTFFVVVISLINGFQVFDQVYVMTGGGPAGSSQVVVGQIYDLTFRYGRAGEASALSWILFAVILIITVFQIRGQRRWVHYA; translated from the coding sequence ATGGTGTCCTCGCTCTGGGTGAGCCTGCACAAGTGGAATCTGATCTCGCCGATGGAGTGGGTCGGGCTTCGCAACTACACCAACCTGCTTGGCGACGAGATGACTCGGCGGGTCTTCCTGCACACGTTGATCTATGTCGTCGGCTACCTCCCGATCGTCTACGCGGGCGGCCTGCTCCTCGCGCTGGCGCTCAACCAGAAGCTGAAGGGGCGCTCCTTCCTGAGGGCGACCTACTTCCTCCCGGTCGTCACCAGTTGGGTTGTCGTCGCGCTGGTCTGGAAGTGGTTGCTCAATCCGACCAACGGCCTCGTCAACCAACTCCTCGGCGGGCTCGGCCTGCCCCAGCCAGGCTGGTGGACCGACCCGCACTGGGCGCTTCCGGCAGTGATCCTCTCGTCCGCCTGGAAAGACCTGGGCTTCGTCATGGTCATCCTGCTGGCCGGTCTGCAGTCCATCCCGACTGACGTCTACGAGGCCGCGAAGGTGGACGGATCCAACAGCTGGCAAAGGTTCTGGCGGATCACCCTGCCGCTCCTGTCGCCCTCGACCTTCTTCGTGGTGGTGATCTCGCTGATCAACGGGTTCCAGGTTTTCGACCAGGTCTACGTGATGACCGGCGGCGGCCCGGCCGGGTCCAGCCAGGTGGTCGTCGGCCAGATCTACGACCTCACCTTCCGCTACGGCCGGGCGGGCGAGGCGTCAGCGCTGTCCTGGATTCTCTTCGCGGTAATCCTGATCATCACCGTCTTCCAGATCCGCGGTCAGCGGAGGTGGGTGCACTATGCGTGA
- a CDS encoding TIM-barrel domain-containing protein, with protein sequence MITHRPHGIEHPYATSPDQRVPVLPLIGEPVRLGVIVGADITRVVCEWDGTELELEPVKANSADTAALAGGEGHLSAAQAGALGGDGGWSVTTPPITTPTRYRFHTYTTDELTSPAASIAAETSPMAPAAAIDAAGEVSEWFEVAPASWGSDGGEVLGGGDRVRGVEWLRSANGVHRARFVLPLAAGDRLVGFGERYDALDQRGRQLDAVVFEQYKSQGVHGRTYLPMPFAHVVGSDWGFHVRTSRRTWYSSDDHALTVEVELGDEAMVDLGIYEGDATAVLKQFLDEVGRAEELPDWVFKLWASGNEWNTQELVMGRMDAHRDLAIPVGAVVIEAWSDEEGITIWRDARYEVTADGSAHKAADFEYRADGAWPDPKAMVDELHARDIKVILWQIPLQKTEFSTGQVAADAEAMVRDGHAVLESDGKAYHNRGWWFPKALMPDLSVQRTRDWWTEKRRYLVEDLDVDGFKTDGGEHAWGHDLRYADGKLGAEGNNLFPVHYAHTFGDLLRSAGKAPVTFSRAGFTGSQAHGIFWAGDEDSTWEAFRSSITAGLTAASCGIVYWGWDLAGFSGPIPDAELYLRAAAASVFLPIMQYHSEFNHHQLPLRDRTPWHVAETTGDDRVIPLFRQYAVLRERLIPYLTEQTARAIATDRPLMRPLFFDHPADEEIWNHPHQYKLGDDLLINPVLEPGATTWTTYLPAGDWIDAWTGEPVTGGAEVTREVPLEVVPVYAKAERWPDLAGVFS encoded by the coding sequence ATGATCACCCATCGCCCCCACGGCATCGAACATCCCTACGCCACCTCCCCCGACCAACGCGTCCCGGTGCTCCCCCTGATCGGTGAACCCGTACGCCTGGGCGTGATCGTCGGCGCCGACATCACCCGGGTCGTGTGCGAGTGGGACGGCACCGAGCTCGAACTGGAGCCGGTCAAGGCGAACTCCGCCGACACCGCCGCCCTGGCCGGTGGCGAGGGCCACCTGAGCGCCGCCCAGGCCGGCGCGCTAGGAGGCGACGGCGGCTGGTCGGTAACAACACCCCCGATAACCACCCCCACCCGCTACCGCTTCCACACCTACACAACAGACGAACTCACCTCACCCGCCGCGTCGATAGCGGCGGAAACGTCGCCGATGGCGCCCGCCGCCGCCATTGACGCGGCGGGTGAGGTGAGTGAGTGGTTTGAAGTGGCTCCGGCATCGTGGGGGTCTGATGGTGGTGAGGTGCTTGGGGGTGGGGACCGGGTTCGCGGGGTTGAGTGGTTGAGGTCGGCGAACGGCGTGCACCGGGCTCGGTTCGTGTTGCCGCTTGCGGCTGGGGATCGGCTGGTGGGGTTCGGGGAGAGGTACGACGCCCTCGACCAGCGGGGAAGGCAGCTGGATGCGGTGGTGTTCGAGCAGTACAAGTCGCAGGGGGTGCATGGGCGGACGTACCTGCCGATGCCGTTCGCGCACGTGGTCGGAAGCGACTGGGGGTTTCATGTGCGGACGTCTCGGCGTACGTGGTACTCGTCGGACGACCACGCACTGACCGTGGAGGTCGAGCTTGGTGATGAGGCGATGGTCGACCTCGGGATCTATGAGGGTGACGCGACCGCGGTTCTGAAGCAGTTTCTGGACGAGGTCGGGCGCGCCGAGGAACTGCCGGACTGGGTGTTCAAATTGTGGGCCTCGGGCAACGAGTGGAATACCCAGGAGCTGGTGATGGGGCGGATGGACGCGCATCGCGACCTCGCGATCCCGGTCGGTGCGGTGGTGATCGAGGCCTGGAGTGACGAGGAGGGGATCACCATCTGGCGCGACGCGCGGTACGAGGTGACCGCTGACGGCAGCGCGCACAAGGCAGCGGACTTCGAGTACCGCGCGGACGGCGCCTGGCCGGATCCGAAGGCGATGGTCGACGAGCTCCACGCCCGGGACATCAAGGTGATCCTCTGGCAGATCCCGTTGCAGAAAACGGAGTTCAGCACCGGCCAGGTCGCGGCTGACGCCGAGGCGATGGTCCGCGACGGTCACGCAGTACTGGAGTCCGACGGTAAGGCGTACCACAACCGCGGCTGGTGGTTCCCGAAGGCGCTGATGCCCGACCTCTCCGTCCAGCGCACCCGCGACTGGTGGACCGAGAAGCGCCGCTACCTGGTCGAGGACCTCGATGTCGACGGCTTCAAGACCGACGGTGGTGAGCACGCCTGGGGCCATGACCTCCGGTACGCCGATGGCAAGCTGGGTGCTGAGGGCAACAACTTGTTCCCGGTCCACTACGCCCACACCTTCGGGGATCTGCTCCGCTCGGCAGGCAAGGCCCCGGTGACGTTCTCGCGGGCCGGTTTCACCGGATCCCAGGCGCACGGCATCTTCTGGGCCGGCGACGAAGACTCCACCTGGGAGGCGTTCCGCTCCTCCATCACCGCCGGACTCACCGCGGCGTCCTGCGGAATCGTCTACTGGGGCTGGGATCTCGCCGGCTTCTCCGGCCCGATCCCCGACGCCGAGCTGTATCTCCGGGCAGCAGCAGCCTCGGTCTTCCTGCCGATCATGCAGTACCACTCGGAGTTCAACCACCACCAACTCCCGCTGCGCGACCGTACGCCGTGGCACGTCGCGGAAACCACCGGCGACGACCGGGTGATCCCGCTCTTCCGCCAGTACGCCGTACTGCGTGAGCGCCTCATCCCGTACCTCACCGAGCAAACGGCTCGCGCGATCGCCACCGACCGGCCCCTGATGCGCCCGCTTTTCTTCGACCACCCGGCCGACGAGGAGATCTGGAACCACCCGCACCAGTACAAACTCGGCGACGACCTGCTGATCAACCCGGTCCTCGAACCCGGCGCTACCACCTGGACGACGTACCTCCCGGCCGGCGACTGGATCGACGCCTGGACCGGCGAGCCCGTCACCGGCGGCGCCGAGGTCACCCGCGAGGTCCCGCTCGAGGTCGTCCCTGTCTACGCGAAGGCCGAGCGCTGGCCCGACCTGGCGGGAGTCTTCAGCTGA
- a CDS encoding glycoside hydrolase family 15 protein, whose protein sequence is MKEPMIAALDLSELTRLRELARHSHAVITEHQDPAGAYPAAPTFSAYRGYAWLRDGSFTAEGISRYGDLVSADRFHDWVNDVLRRRRAQVDDLRAALARGEVPPNEAMLPTRFTFDGKDRSDPWWDFQTDGYGMWLWSVVTHATRHGLDLSRWQEGIDVAVDYLVAFWDRPCYDWWEEHVEHRHVSTLGAIHGGLVAVGTCSGLRSAPWSAAALKVAADIRSLVSAEGIVDGHLVKWLGSSAVDGSLPACVVPFGLVAPDDGLAAMTRAAVAKDLDFDGGVHRFTADVFYGGGQWILLSALLGWNLAAAGDTAGALRHLRWIADQVDEHGDLPEQVPHHLLHPGSRDEWIARWGTVATPLLWSHGMYLILTDELGITPKDAR, encoded by the coding sequence GTGAAGGAACCCATGATCGCCGCCCTGGACCTGTCCGAGCTCACCCGTCTGCGCGAACTCGCCCGGCACAGCCACGCCGTCATCACCGAGCACCAGGACCCGGCCGGCGCCTACCCGGCCGCGCCCACCTTCTCGGCGTACCGGGGGTATGCCTGGCTGCGCGACGGTTCGTTCACCGCGGAGGGCATCTCGCGGTACGGCGATCTGGTGTCGGCAGACCGGTTCCACGACTGGGTGAACGACGTACTGCGTCGTCGCCGCGCGCAGGTGGACGACCTGCGCGCGGCGCTCGCCCGCGGTGAGGTGCCGCCGAACGAAGCGATGCTGCCGACGCGGTTCACCTTCGACGGGAAGGACCGGTCGGATCCGTGGTGGGACTTCCAGACCGACGGCTACGGGATGTGGCTGTGGTCGGTGGTCACTCACGCCACGCGGCACGGGTTGGATCTGTCGCGCTGGCAGGAGGGGATCGACGTAGCAGTCGACTACCTGGTCGCGTTCTGGGACCGGCCTTGTTACGACTGGTGGGAGGAGCATGTCGAGCATCGGCATGTCTCCACCCTGGGCGCGATCCATGGCGGATTGGTTGCTGTCGGCACCTGCTCCGGGTTGCGGTCGGCACCGTGGTCGGCGGCGGCGCTGAAGGTTGCCGCCGACATCCGTTCGCTGGTGTCGGCGGAGGGCATCGTGGACGGGCACTTGGTGAAGTGGCTCGGGAGTTCGGCCGTCGACGGGTCGTTGCCGGCTTGCGTCGTACCGTTCGGGCTGGTTGCTCCCGACGACGGCCTCGCCGCGATGACGCGGGCGGCGGTCGCGAAGGACCTCGACTTCGATGGTGGGGTGCACCGGTTCACGGCGGACGTGTTCTACGGTGGTGGCCAATGGATCCTGCTGTCGGCGCTCCTCGGCTGGAACCTCGCCGCCGCGGGTGACACGGCCGGTGCCCTGCGGCACCTTCGCTGGATAGCCGACCAGGTGGACGAACACGGCGACCTCCCCGAACAGGTCCCGCACCACCTCCTGCACCCCGGCTCCCGCGACGAATGGATCGCCCGCTGGGGCACCGTGGCGACCCCGCTCCTGTGGTCCCACGGCATGTACCTGATCCTCACCGACGAACTCGGCATCACCCCAAAGGACGCCCGATGA
- a CDS encoding ABC transporter substrate-binding protein, producing MRTLKIGAIGLTVALALTACGQGSATKEAAAPEGKSVVRYMNFSSNDGHEKDLTTIVNAFQTANPNITVQVETVPYADYFTKLQTSVAGGTAADAFELNYENFVTYAKNGSLAELKNVDSAAYKKSLIDAFNDGGKQYGVPESFSNVVLFYNKALFKKAGVAEPTADWTWKEEQAAGLKLTNKATKTWGDYQPVSYNEFYKVLAQNGGEFLNADRTEATFNSPQGVEAAKFLVDKVGKTMPTEADGAGTPDFDSKLFKSGKLAMWHTGIWMFSAMADAPFDWDVVVEPGNTQKASAMFVNGLVVSAASKNAEAAQKWVTFLASSDDTTKTRLATSWELPPVADEAKLAPYLDQKKPANRKAVFTALENTVLPPVIERQQEMQDLVTAELGSAAAGRKPVEKALADAQTKVNGLLKK from the coding sequence ATGCGCACACTCAAGATCGGGGCGATCGGCCTGACCGTCGCGCTGGCGTTGACCGCCTGCGGCCAAGGCTCGGCGACCAAGGAGGCCGCGGCGCCAGAAGGCAAGAGCGTCGTCCGGTACATGAACTTCTCGTCCAACGACGGGCACGAGAAGGACCTGACCACGATCGTCAACGCCTTCCAGACGGCCAACCCGAACATCACCGTCCAGGTCGAGACCGTTCCGTACGCCGACTACTTCACGAAGCTGCAGACCTCGGTGGCTGGTGGCACCGCGGCCGACGCGTTCGAGCTGAACTACGAGAACTTCGTGACGTACGCGAAGAACGGCTCGCTGGCCGAGCTCAAGAACGTGGACTCGGCGGCGTACAAGAAGTCGCTGATCGACGCATTCAACGACGGTGGCAAGCAGTACGGCGTACCGGAGTCGTTCTCGAACGTCGTGCTCTTCTACAACAAGGCTCTCTTCAAGAAGGCCGGGGTCGCCGAGCCGACCGCCGACTGGACCTGGAAGGAAGAACAGGCCGCCGGTCTCAAGCTGACGAACAAGGCGACGAAGACCTGGGGCGACTACCAGCCCGTGTCGTACAACGAGTTCTACAAGGTGCTCGCGCAGAACGGCGGCGAGTTCCTGAACGCCGACCGGACCGAGGCGACCTTCAACTCCCCGCAGGGTGTCGAGGCCGCGAAGTTCCTGGTCGACAAGGTCGGCAAGACGATGCCGACCGAGGCCGACGGCGCCGGTACGCCGGACTTCGACTCGAAGCTGTTCAAGTCCGGCAAGCTCGCGATGTGGCACACCGGGATCTGGATGTTCTCGGCGATGGCCGACGCGCCGTTCGACTGGGACGTCGTGGTCGAGCCGGGCAACACCCAGAAGGCGTCGGCGATGTTCGTGAACGGGCTGGTCGTGTCGGCCGCGTCGAAGAACGCCGAGGCCGCGCAGAAGTGGGTCACCTTCCTGGCGTCGTCCGACGACACCACGAAGACCCGGCTGGCGACCTCCTGGGAGCTGCCGCCGGTCGCGGACGAGGCCAAGCTCGCGCCGTACCTGGACCAGAAGAAGCCGGCCAACCGTAAGGCCGTCTTCACCGCACTCGAGAACACCGTGCTGCCGCCGGTGATCGAGCGCCAGCAGGAGATGCAGGACCTGGTCACCGCTGAACTCGGCTCCGCCGCGGCCGGTCGCAAGCCGGTGGAGAAGGCCCTCGCGGATGCCCAGACCAAGGTCAACGGCCTGCTGAAGAAGTGA
- a CDS encoding glycosyltransferase, which produces MSIADDALVPSAPNRRLVIVVRADPVICGHSGEARCLAEVALTRGFDDVRIVTWPLEALEAAGLPLKPLDRVLPYSPGITVERPDPVGDYRVPDGRYLSGLTGRLVELFSDGVPTVAMSLYLSPHAIAVQEAVQVARRIGPARVITVAEAVGSDITNVVRECVDTGRFGAAAHILSVYLAADHCVAVSEYTRDLIVASAAALDGLRGTTFAQRCRERITISYPAVDSWSYLSLTDDKIAETLARRGLSRDGYVLFLSRIASAKGVDDLIDAYAGSRSAERVQLVLAGRGPQEDEVVARVAAAGLGERVRVLTDVDDAEKPALMAGSAAFVLPTREQPEFVETFGIALVEKALAGGGPIITCATGGVPEAVGDTALLVPQRDPAMLRAVLDEVVCDWTYEQRAAAERRARSYALQFDRVPVFDRLFALAVPPAVHVA; this is translated from the coding sequence ATGAGCATCGCCGACGACGCACTCGTTCCGTCCGCACCCAACCGCCGCCTGGTCATCGTCGTCCGCGCCGACCCGGTGATCTGCGGGCACTCCGGTGAGGCACGGTGCCTCGCGGAGGTGGCGCTCACCCGCGGGTTCGACGACGTGCGGATCGTGACCTGGCCGCTGGAGGCGCTGGAGGCGGCCGGACTGCCGTTGAAACCACTCGACCGCGTGCTGCCGTACAGCCCTGGCATCACCGTGGAGCGGCCCGATCCCGTTGGCGACTACCGGGTTCCGGACGGGCGCTATCTGTCCGGGCTCACCGGGCGGCTGGTCGAGCTGTTCAGCGACGGAGTGCCGACGGTGGCAATGTCCCTCTACCTGAGCCCGCACGCGATCGCCGTGCAGGAGGCCGTCCAGGTCGCGCGCCGGATCGGGCCCGCACGGGTCATCACGGTCGCTGAGGCGGTGGGCTCGGACATCACCAACGTGGTTCGCGAGTGCGTTGACACCGGCCGGTTCGGGGCGGCCGCGCACATCCTGTCTGTCTACCTCGCGGCCGACCACTGCGTGGCGGTGTCGGAGTACACCAGGGACCTGATCGTGGCCTCGGCGGCGGCCCTCGACGGCCTGCGCGGCACGACGTTCGCGCAGCGGTGCCGTGAGCGGATCACCATCTCCTACCCGGCGGTCGACTCCTGGTCCTACCTGTCGCTCACCGATGACAAAATCGCCGAAACTCTTGCCCGACGCGGCCTTTCGCGGGACGGGTACGTTCTGTTCCTGTCACGGATCGCCTCGGCGAAGGGGGTCGACGACCTGATCGACGCCTACGCCGGGTCGCGGTCAGCCGAGCGGGTGCAGTTGGTCCTGGCCGGGCGCGGGCCGCAGGAAGACGAGGTGGTGGCGCGGGTGGCGGCAGCGGGCCTGGGCGAGCGGGTACGGGTGCTGACCGACGTGGACGACGCGGAGAAGCCGGCGCTGATGGCCGGGAGCGCGGCGTTCGTGCTGCCGACCCGCGAGCAGCCGGAGTTCGTTGAGACGTTCGGGATCGCGCTGGTCGAGAAGGCGCTCGCCGGCGGCGGGCCGATCATCACCTGTGCGACCGGCGGCGTACCCGAGGCGGTCGGTGATACGGCCCTGTTGGTGCCGCAGCGTGACCCCGCCATGCTGCGGGCCGTGCTTGATGAGGTCGTGTGCGACTGGACCTACGAGCAGCGGGCGGCAGCTGAGCGGCGCGCACGGTCGTACGCGTTGCAGTTCGACCGGGTTCCGGTCTTCGACCGCCTCTTCGCGCTCGCCGTGCCTCCCGCCGTCCACGTCGCCTGA
- a CDS encoding carbohydrate ABC transporter permease translates to MRDPRTLPAKIALYAAVLVGAAIMLFPFLWTVITSITPEGSLADGPTVFVDHPTLNAYRTLLDAMPIWRIILNSLGVAIVSTALQLVTGSMAAYGFARLRFPLKNVIFGFYLATLMVPLQVLVVPLFIEMKTLDLQDTYFALLAPTIASAFGVFLLRQAVTAVPMELDEAATIDGAGHLRIFTTIVLPLIRPALATVAVFAFMGSWNSFLWPLVVIRSPEFMTLPLGLSTLQGQFTTQWDVVMAGSVVSIVPIAIVYLVAQRHIIAGVAHTGIK, encoded by the coding sequence ATGCGTGACCCCCGCACGCTGCCGGCGAAGATCGCCCTGTACGCCGCGGTCCTGGTCGGCGCCGCGATCATGCTCTTCCCGTTCCTGTGGACGGTGATCACCTCGATCACGCCGGAGGGCTCCCTCGCCGACGGTCCGACCGTCTTCGTCGACCACCCGACCCTGAACGCCTATCGCACCCTGCTGGACGCGATGCCGATCTGGCGGATCATCCTGAACTCGCTCGGCGTGGCGATCGTCTCCACGGCGTTGCAACTCGTCACCGGCTCGATGGCGGCGTACGGGTTCGCGCGGTTGCGCTTCCCGTTGAAGAACGTGATCTTCGGGTTCTACCTCGCGACCCTGATGGTGCCGCTGCAGGTGCTCGTCGTCCCGCTCTTCATCGAGATGAAGACACTCGACCTGCAGGACACGTACTTCGCGTTGCTGGCGCCCACGATCGCGTCGGCGTTCGGCGTCTTCCTGCTCCGCCAGGCGGTCACCGCCGTACCGATGGAGCTCGACGAGGCGGCCACGATCGACGGCGCCGGCCACCTCCGGATCTTCACCACCATCGTGCTGCCGCTGATCCGGCCCGCGCTCGCGACCGTCGCGGTGTTCGCGTTCATGGGCAGCTGGAACAGCTTCCTCTGGCCACTCGTCGTGATCCGGTCGCCGGAGTTCATGACGCTTCCGCTGGGTCTGTCCACCCTGCAAGGCCAGTTCACCACTCAGTGGGATGTCGTGATGGCGGGCTCCGTCGTCTCGATCGTCCCGATCGCCATCGTCTATCTGGTGGCACAGCGCCACATCATCGCCGGTGTCGCCCACACAGGCATCAAGTAA